From a single Gemmatimonadales bacterium genomic region:
- a CDS encoding O-methyltransferase has translation MAELEAFGQANDATITERPRRMLNITRDTGELLSVLVRATDARRVLEIGTSNGYSTLWLASAARSLGGSVTTVEVSEFKVELAKANFARSGLSASISLVHDDAGHVLRRSPDASFDLIFLDSERPGYPGWWPNLRRVLRPGGLLVADNATSHPEQMAPFVALVKADPEFSTCLVPVGNGEFLAARAGQH, from the coding sequence ATGGCCGAGCTCGAGGCGTTCGGACAGGCGAACGACGCGACGATCACCGAGCGCCCTCGGCGAATGCTCAACATCACTCGCGACACGGGCGAGCTCCTGTCCGTGCTCGTGAGGGCCACCGACGCCCGGCGGGTGCTCGAGATCGGGACATCCAACGGTTACTCGACCCTGTGGCTGGCGAGCGCCGCGCGGTCTCTCGGCGGCTCGGTGACGACGGTCGAGGTGTCCGAGTTCAAGGTCGAACTGGCGAAGGCCAACTTCGCTCGATCGGGCCTGTCGGCCTCCATCTCTCTCGTCCATGACGACGCGGGTCACGTGCTTCGGCGTTCTCCGGACGCGAGCTTCGACCTCATCTTTCTCGATTCCGAGCGGCCCGGGTATCCCGGTTGGTGGCCGAATCTCAGACGGGTGCTCCGGCCGGGCGGTCTCCTGGTCGCAGATAACGCCACGTCTCACCCGGAACAGATGGCGCCGTTCGTCGCCCTGGTGAAGGCCGATCCGGAGTTCAGCACCTGTCTCGTGCCCGTCGGGAATGGCGAGTTCCTCGCGGCGAGGGCGGGACAACATTAG